From the genome of Halorussus caseinilyticus, one region includes:
- the mce gene encoding methylmalonyl-CoA epimerase encodes MHIDHVGIATEDAADLADLYADLFDAPVVHEEEFDGLQVVFLEFGDSYFELLEPLEGGTVARYLDANGPGIHHVALETDDIEAALDTARDHGVELIDDEPRPGAWGHDVAFLHPKSTGGVLIEFVEH; translated from the coding sequence ATGCACATCGACCACGTTGGAATCGCCACCGAGGACGCCGCGGACCTCGCCGACCTGTACGCCGACCTGTTCGACGCGCCCGTCGTCCACGAAGAGGAGTTCGACGGCCTGCAGGTCGTCTTCCTCGAATTCGGCGACAGCTACTTCGAGTTGCTCGAACCCCTCGAAGGCGGCACCGTCGCGCGCTACCTCGACGCGAACGGACCGGGCATCCACCACGTCGCGCTCGAAACCGACGACATCGAGGCGGCCCTCGACACCGCCCGCGACCACGGCGTCGAACTCATCGACGACGAACCCCGTCCCGGCGCGTGGGGCCACGACGTTGCCTTTCTCCACCCCAAATCAACCGGGGGCGTCCTGATAGAGTTCGTGGAACACTGA
- a CDS encoding acyl-CoA mutase large subunit family protein translates to MFDADDLEEIREAREEWEDETVGPTVERFGERKEEFTTDTGGQAVKRLYTPDDVSDLDYDGDLGFPGEEPYTRGPYSTMHRGRLWTMRQYAGFGTPEETNERFEYLIENGSSGLSMAFDLPTQMGYDSDDEMAVGEVGKSGVAIDSLDDMETVFDGIPLDEVSTSMTINAPASVLLAMYIAVGDKQGVDREELRGTIQNDLLKEYVARNTYIYPPEPSMRIITDIFEFCAAETPKFNTISISGYHVREAGATAAQELAFTLGNGIEYVEAATDAGLDVDDFAPQLSFFFNAHNNILEEVAKFRAARRMWAEIMEERFGAENPKSKQLKFHTQTAGSTLTAQQVDNNIVRVAYQALAAVLGGTQSLHTNGKDEALALPTEESVRTALRTQQILAHESGAADTIDPLAGSYYVESLTDGVEEEAFDLLDTIDEKGGMLQAIEDQWVQRQIQDVAYERQREIEEEERIIVGVNEFEVDEEPEVDIQEVTEEDEQRQIDRLNDVKADRDDEAVEAKLDALRNAAEGEENLMPYIIDAVKAYATVGEICGVMRDTFGEYKPGAAV, encoded by the coding sequence ATGTTCGACGCCGACGACCTCGAGGAGATACGCGAGGCACGCGAGGAGTGGGAAGACGAGACGGTCGGTCCCACGGTCGAGCGGTTCGGCGAGCGCAAAGAGGAGTTCACCACGGACACGGGCGGCCAAGCGGTAAAGCGCCTCTACACGCCCGACGACGTGTCCGACCTCGACTACGACGGGGACTTGGGCTTCCCCGGCGAGGAACCCTACACCCGCGGCCCGTACTCCACGATGCACCGCGGGCGACTCTGGACCATGCGTCAGTACGCCGGGTTCGGGACGCCCGAGGAGACCAACGAGCGATTCGAGTACCTCATCGAGAACGGGTCGTCGGGTCTCTCGATGGCGTTCGACCTGCCGACCCAGATGGGCTACGACTCCGACGACGAGATGGCCGTGGGCGAGGTGGGCAAGTCCGGGGTCGCCATCGACTCGCTCGACGACATGGAGACGGTCTTCGACGGCATCCCGCTGGACGAAGTGAGTACGTCGATGACCATCAACGCGCCCGCGTCGGTCCTGCTGGCGATGTACATCGCGGTCGGCGACAAGCAGGGCGTCGATAGGGAGGAGTTGCGCGGGACCATCCAGAACGACCTCCTGAAGGAGTACGTCGCGCGCAACACCTACATCTACCCGCCGGAACCCTCGATGCGAATCATCACCGACATCTTCGAGTTCTGCGCGGCCGAGACCCCGAAGTTCAACACCATCTCCATCTCGGGCTACCACGTCCGGGAGGCGGGCGCGACCGCCGCCCAAGAGTTGGCGTTCACGCTCGGCAACGGCATCGAGTACGTCGAGGCGGCGACGGACGCGGGTCTCGACGTGGACGACTTCGCGCCGCAGTTGTCGTTCTTCTTCAACGCCCACAACAACATTCTGGAGGAAGTGGCGAAGTTCCGCGCCGCCCGCCGGATGTGGGCCGAGATTATGGAGGAACGATTCGGCGCGGAGAACCCTAAGTCCAAACAACTCAAGTTCCACACCCAGACCGCGGGTTCGACGCTGACCGCCCAGCAGGTGGACAACAACATCGTCCGCGTGGCGTATCAGGCGCTCGCGGCGGTTCTGGGGGGAACCCAGAGTCTCCACACCAACGGGAAAGACGAGGCGCTAGCGCTCCCGACCGAAGAGAGCGTCCGGACCGCCCTGCGGACCCAACAGATTCTGGCCCACGAGTCGGGCGCGGCCGACACCATCGACCCCCTCGCGGGGAGTTACTACGTCGAGAGTCTGACCGACGGCGTGGAGGAAGAGGCGTTCGACCTGCTCGACACCATCGACGAGAAGGGCGGAATGTTGCAGGCCATCGAGGACCAGTGGGTCCAGCGCCAGATTCAGGACGTTGCCTACGAGCGCCAGCGCGAAATCGAAGAGGAAGAGCGCATCATCGTCGGCGTCAACGAGTTCGAGGTGGACGAGGAACCCGAGGTCGATATTCAGGAAGTCACCGAGGAGGACGAACAGCGCCAAATCGACCGCCTGAACGACGTGAAGGCCGACCGCGACGACGAGGCAGTCGAGGCGAAACTCGACGCGCTACGGAACGCCGCCGAGGGCGAGGAGAACCTGATGCCCTACATCATCGACGCGGTGAAAGCCTACGCGACGGTCGGCGAAATCTGCGGCGTGATGCGCGACACGTTCGGGGAGTACAAGCCCGGCGCGGCGGTGTAA
- a CDS encoding ABC transporter ATP-binding protein, which yields MGDVNLDDVTKEYGDVIAVNEMNLDIEDGEFVTFVGPSGCGKSTTLETIAGLTKPTSGTISIADRDVTTLPPKDRGIAMVFQNIALFPHMDVYDNISFGLRLRDYPKEEIDRRVEHASDVVQLEGMLDRMPDELSGGQRQRVAIARAIVREPEVFLMDEPLANLDAKLRVHMRTELQRLHKELDTTIIYVTHDQAEAMTMSDRIAVIDGGELQQIAPPLTCYNEPANLFVAGFIGSPSMNFVEGEVTSGGLSTPDFDVAFDPDRLSGVEVGDHLTLGVRPEDVHLREQGGGVANPTQPIEARTDVLEPMGDEIFVYLLTGEQSADRGMGETAGTDQMLMSVDPDADLDADESVEVVLDRERVHLFDTASGEAITHSVTAETGTETDEQPTAAEGDD from the coding sequence ATGGGAGACGTTAACCTAGACGACGTGACAAAGGAGTACGGAGACGTTATCGCGGTGAACGAGATGAACCTCGACATAGAGGACGGCGAGTTCGTCACCTTCGTCGGCCCGTCGGGGTGCGGGAAGTCCACGACGCTGGAGACCATCGCCGGACTGACGAAACCCACGTCCGGCACCATCTCCATCGCGGACCGAGACGTGACGACCCTGCCGCCGAAAGACCGGGGGATAGCGATGGTGTTCCAGAACATCGCGCTGTTCCCCCACATGGACGTGTACGACAACATCAGCTTCGGCCTGCGGTTGCGCGACTACCCGAAGGAGGAAATCGACCGGCGGGTCGAACACGCTTCCGACGTGGTGCAACTGGAGGGGATGTTAGACCGGATGCCCGACGAACTCTCGGGCGGCCAGCGCCAGCGCGTGGCGATTGCGCGGGCCATCGTCCGGGAACCCGAGGTGTTCCTGATGGACGAACCGCTGGCGAACTTGGACGCGAAACTCCGGGTCCACATGCGGACGGAACTCCAGCGACTCCACAAGGAGTTGGACACTACCATCATCTACGTCACCCACGACCAAGCCGAGGCGATGACCATGTCCGACCGCATCGCGGTCATCGACGGCGGCGAACTCCAGCAAATCGCGCCGCCGCTGACCTGCTACAACGAACCCGCCAACCTCTTCGTCGCGGGATTCATCGGGTCGCCGAGCATGAACTTCGTGGAGGGAGAAGTCACGTCCGGCGGTCTCTCGACGCCGGACTTCGACGTGGCGTTCGACCCCGACCGACTCTCGGGCGTCGAGGTGGGCGACCACCTGACGCTCGGGGTCCGGCCCGAAGACGTGCATCTCCGCGAGCAGGGCGGCGGGGTCGCTAACCCCACCCAACCCATCGAGGCGCGGACGGACGTGCTGGAACCGATGGGCGACGAGATATTCGTCTACCTCCTCACGGGCGAGCAGTCCGCCGACCGGGGCATGGGCGAGACGGCCGGGACCGACCAGATGCTGATGTCGGTGGACCCGGACGCGGACCTCGACGCCGACGAGTCCGTCGAAGTCGTCCTCGACCGCGAGCGAGTCCACCTGTTCGACACCGCATCGGGCGAGGCCATCACCCACTCGGTGACGGCCGAGACCGGCACCGAGACCGACGAGCAACCGACCGCCGCGGAGGGCGACGACTGA
- a CDS encoding extracellular solute-binding protein: protein MADDQSPKSDGTVSRRRFVQAAGATGTTLTLAGCTGGDGDDDGTATTTSGGSSGGGTTTVQMATDSDLDGIQSKFNKWLHQAGLSKDIEVETIAGSDITGKRQDKYTQWLSSGRKKPSLLMMDNGWTLPFIVRDQLLNLSEEIPDTTSMVEDEYFGASVDTTKGPNGDMYAVPMFPDLPTMQYRKDLVQDAGYDTSDWSTNSMTWKRFSEITADVKGQSDVDYGFTFQFKSYAGLSCCTFNEFLSSYGGAYFGELDNLFGPVGDRPITVDEKPVVDSLRMLRTFVNGEDDKHALDGVTGDISPEAVLQWSEEPSRKPFTSGNAVMHRNWPYAVNTSGAEENLGENLGVMPIPHGVSPEKAKYEGTGGAVAALGGWHTTVNPNTTKKEAALEVVKTMTSKDIQYKLLEEIGWMPPRPPMLKSDKAKNIPIMGRYMETFRKVGQNAIPRPVTAVWPQQRSKIAQEANATVAAQKAPDKAMSDLKSTLKQIENSV, encoded by the coding sequence ATGGCGGACGACCAATCCCCCAAATCTGACGGAACAGTTTCAAGACGGCGGTTCGTTCAGGCGGCCGGAGCGACCGGAACGACGCTGACGCTCGCCGGTTGTACCGGCGGCGACGGCGATGATGACGGAACGGCAACCACTACGTCGGGCGGTTCTTCGGGCGGCGGAACCACGACTGTCCAGATGGCGACGGACTCGGACTTGGACGGCATCCAGTCGAAGTTCAACAAGTGGCTCCATCAGGCGGGTCTCTCGAAGGACATCGAAGTCGAAACTATCGCTGGCTCCGACATTACGGGCAAGCGACAGGACAAGTACACCCAGTGGCTCTCCTCGGGCCGAAAGAAGCCCTCGTTGCTGATGATGGACAACGGGTGGACGCTCCCGTTCATCGTGCGCGACCAGTTGCTCAACCTGAGCGAGGAGATTCCGGACACGACCAGCATGGTCGAAGACGAGTACTTCGGTGCGAGCGTGGACACCACGAAGGGACCGAACGGCGACATGTACGCCGTCCCGATGTTCCCGGACCTACCGACGATGCAGTACCGTAAGGACCTCGTGCAGGACGCCGGATACGACACTTCCGACTGGTCCACGAACTCGATGACGTGGAAGCGGTTCTCGGAGATTACCGCCGACGTGAAAGGGCAGAGCGACGTGGACTACGGCTTCACCTTCCAGTTCAAGTCCTACGCGGGACTGTCGTGCTGTACGTTCAACGAGTTCCTCTCCAGTTACGGCGGGGCGTACTTCGGCGAACTCGACAACCTCTTCGGACCGGTCGGCGACCGACCCATCACGGTAGACGAGAAACCCGTCGTGGACTCGCTCCGGATGCTCCGGACGTTCGTCAACGGTGAGGACGACAAGCACGCGCTAGATGGCGTTACGGGCGACATCTCGCCCGAGGCGGTCCTCCAGTGGTCCGAGGAACCGTCTCGCAAGCCGTTCACCAGCGGTAACGCAGTGATGCACCGCAACTGGCCCTACGCGGTCAACACCAGCGGTGCCGAGGAGAACCTCGGCGAGAACCTCGGCGTCATGCCAATCCCCCACGGCGTCTCCCCGGAGAAGGCCAAGTACGAGGGAACCGGCGGCGCAGTCGCCGCCCTCGGCGGATGGCACACCACGGTCAACCCGAACACGACGAAGAAAGAGGCAGCGCTGGAAGTGGTCAAGACGATGACTAGTAAGGACATCCAGTACAAGCTCCTCGAAGAAATCGGCTGGATGCCGCCCCGACCGCCGATGCTGAAGTCTGACAAGGCCAAGAACATCCCCATCATGGGCCGGTACATGGAGACGTTCCGGAAGGTCGGTCAGAACGCGATTCCCCGGCCCGTGACCGCGGTGTGGCCCCAACAGCGGAGCAAAATCGCTCAGGAGGCCAACGCCACCGTCGCCGCGCAGAAGGCCCCCGACAAGGCGATGTCGGACCTGAAGAGTACGCTGAAACAAATCGAGAACAGCGTCTAA
- a CDS encoding aminotransferase class V-fold PLP-dependent enzyme encodes MTPTELRAAIPALDRTTYLNTGAAGPSPTRVVEAVEDCVERHEYDAPAEEGMYPCAFDVFDRTREVVADHLGATAAEVALTQSTTDGINRVAAGLDWERGDTVVRTDLEHSSGILPWKRLKRHGVEVEVVESDAGRPDTDAMADAVRGAKLVCLSSLTWSHGTLLPVADVVEMAHDAGALVLVDAVQCPGQMPVDVSEWGADFVAGAGHKWLLGPFGAGFVHVAPGAEDRLEPAHVGYRSVEDPDAEEYAYEPGAHRLEVGTVSPAPYAGLREAIETVEEIGYDAIQRRIETLTDRLKEGVEDSESARLLSPREYESGLVTFAVADPDPEAFVEELADDGVRIRSLPFPENAVRASVHAFNTEGDVEELVGWL; translated from the coding sequence GTGACGCCGACCGAACTCAGAGCCGCGATTCCGGCGCTCGACCGCACGACCTACCTCAACACCGGGGCCGCCGGGCCGAGTCCGACCCGCGTGGTCGAGGCCGTCGAGGACTGCGTGGAGCGCCACGAGTACGACGCGCCCGCCGAGGAGGGGATGTACCCCTGCGCGTTCGACGTGTTCGACCGGACGCGGGAAGTCGTCGCCGACCACCTCGGCGCGACTGCGGCGGAAGTCGCGCTGACCCAGAGTACCACCGACGGCATCAACCGCGTCGCGGCGGGACTCGACTGGGAGCGCGGCGACACCGTGGTCCGGACGGACCTCGAACACTCGTCGGGCATCCTGCCGTGGAAGCGCCTGAAGCGCCACGGCGTCGAAGTCGAGGTGGTCGAAAGCGACGCTGGTCGCCCCGATACGGACGCGATGGCCGACGCCGTGCGCGGGGCGAAACTCGTCTGCCTGAGTTCGCTGACGTGGAGTCACGGCACGCTCCTGCCCGTCGCCGACGTGGTGGAGATGGCCCACGACGCGGGCGCGCTGGTCCTCGTGGACGCCGTGCAGTGCCCCGGCCAGATGCCGGTGGACGTGTCGGAGTGGGGAGCCGATTTCGTCGCTGGCGCGGGCCACAAGTGGCTACTCGGTCCCTTCGGCGCGGGATTCGTCCACGTCGCCCCCGGCGCGGAGGACCGCCTCGAACCGGCCCACGTCGGCTATCGGAGCGTCGAGGACCCCGACGCCGAGGAGTACGCCTACGAACCCGGCGCGCACAGACTGGAGGTCGGCACCGTCTCGCCCGCGCCCTACGCGGGCCTGCGGGAGGCAATCGAGACCGTCGAGGAAATCGGCTACGACGCGATTCAGCGCCGAATCGAGACGCTGACCGACCGACTGAAGGAGGGCGTCGAGGATTCCGAGAGCGCCCGCCTGCTGAGTCCCCGCGAGTACGAGTCGGGACTGGTGACGTTCGCCGTCGCGGACCCCGACCCCGAGGCGTTCGTGGAGGAGTTGGCCGACGACGGGGTGCGGATTCGGTCGCTCCCGTTCCCCGAGAACGCGGTCCGGGCGTCGGTTCACGCCTTCAACACGGAGGGGGATGTCGAGGAGTTGGTGGGGTGGTTGTGA
- a CDS encoding Gfo/Idh/MocA family protein, protein MTKDASEETIRVGIVGLGGIGHHHADRITDLSETLVGGVDVSADARDRFESTYGVPAFETYDALHDEGIDAVIVTTPNKFHEEYAVEALESGVDVLLEKPLADTLESAERIAEANRDADNFCMVGFNNRFNPAVEVFKSYQRQGRFGDVTHIDANWVRRRGIPGRGTWFTTEDVSGGGALLDIGVHVIDLALHFLDFPEIVEVTGDTRSEFGDRDDYTYLEMYGEDVSDAEFDVDDHASAYVRTADGQSISLEIAWATNRPPTNEFVVQGTEGGATFDRETGDLNFHLVSDEGAPHVVNADVETRSNDTHKREQRAFFDAVRAGEAPARNTVEQALEVQRVIDAIYRSAETGRAVALTGTDAAREKPQMQ, encoded by the coding sequence ATGACGAAAGACGCTTCAGAAGAGACGATTCGAGTCGGCATCGTCGGACTCGGCGGCATCGGCCACCACCACGCGGACCGCATCACCGACCTCAGCGAGACGCTCGTCGGCGGCGTGGACGTGAGCGCCGACGCCCGCGACCGGTTCGAGAGTACCTACGGCGTTCCGGCGTTCGAGACGTACGACGCGCTTCACGACGAAGGCATCGACGCGGTTATCGTCACGACGCCCAACAAGTTCCACGAGGAGTACGCGGTGGAGGCGCTGGAATCCGGCGTCGATGTCCTGTTGGAGAAACCCCTCGCCGACACGCTCGAAAGCGCCGAGCGCATCGCCGAGGCGAACCGAGACGCCGACAACTTCTGCATGGTCGGGTTCAACAACCGGTTCAACCCGGCGGTCGAGGTGTTCAAGTCCTATCAGCGACAGGGCAGATTCGGCGACGTGACCCACATCGATGCCAACTGGGTCCGGCGGCGGGGCATCCCCGGTCGCGGGACGTGGTTCACCACCGAGGACGTGTCGGGCGGGGGTGCCCTGCTCGACATCGGGGTCCACGTCATCGACTTGGCGCTCCACTTCCTCGACTTCCCGGAAATCGTCGAAGTGACCGGCGACACCCGGTCGGAGTTCGGTGACCGCGACGACTACACCTACCTCGAAATGTACGGCGAGGACGTATCGGACGCCGAGTTCGACGTGGACGACCACGCCTCGGCCTACGTCCGGACCGCCGACGGCCAGTCCATCTCGCTCGAAATCGCGTGGGCGACCAACCGTCCGCCCACCAACGAGTTCGTCGTACAGGGTACCGAAGGCGGTGCCACCTTCGACCGGGAGACCGGCGACCTGAACTTCCACCTCGTGAGCGACGAGGGCGCGCCCCACGTCGTGAACGCCGACGTGGAGACCCGTTCGAACGACACCCACAAGCGCGAACAGCGGGCGTTCTTCGACGCCGTGCGCGCGGGCGAAGCGCCCGCTCGAAACACCGTCGAGCAAGCGCTGGAAGTCCAGCGCGTCATCGACGCCATCTACCGGTCGGCCGAAACCGGGCGCGCGGTGGCCCTCACCGGGACGGACGCGGCGCGCGAGAAACCGCAGATGCAGTAA
- a CDS encoding carbohydrate ABC transporter permease produces MMAQSDTAGLDASETDASKGPFSRWASRAIRNPERVYRSMFYVVTAFFLFTTLFPFYWLLVLAVTPNEAITNFGFPPVPHGFNPEAFVTIFQTVPLHIYVLNSFVLGLATTVFVLIISSLAGYVFGRLDFPGKGPLMLLVLAVSYFPPAAFLLPLFRLFTGNVTIGLFGVGISSPNLYNTPLPMTLPFTALFMPLSIFILTTFYSQIPDGLEDAARIEGTTRLGALFRVIMPLSAPGVATAGVLTFISVYNEFFFSFLMNDGQVANTLTGFFSSQNHWAPLVQGILAYQGQYSQMYNLMAAASIVGVLPVAILVVIAQEKIVSGLTAGALKE; encoded by the coding sequence CTGATGGCCCAGTCCGACACCGCCGGACTCGACGCGTCGGAGACCGACGCGTCGAAGGGTCCGTTCTCGCGGTGGGCCTCCCGCGCCATCCGGAACCCCGAACGGGTCTACCGGTCGATGTTCTACGTCGTGACCGCGTTCTTCCTGTTCACGACGCTGTTCCCGTTCTACTGGCTGTTGGTGCTTGCGGTGACGCCCAACGAGGCCATCACGAACTTCGGCTTCCCGCCGGTTCCCCACGGCTTCAACCCCGAGGCGTTCGTCACCATCTTCCAGACGGTGCCGTTGCACATCTACGTGCTGAACAGCTTCGTCCTCGGACTGGCGACGACGGTGTTCGTGCTGATAATCTCCAGTCTCGCGGGCTACGTGTTCGGCCGACTCGACTTCCCCGGAAAGGGACCGCTGATGTTGCTCGTCCTCGCGGTGTCGTACTTCCCGCCAGCGGCGTTCCTACTGCCGCTGTTCCGGTTGTTCACGGGGAACGTCACCATCGGCCTGTTCGGGGTCGGGATTTCGAGTCCCAACCTCTACAACACGCCGCTCCCGATGACGTTGCCGTTCACCGCGCTGTTCATGCCCCTGTCCATCTTCATCCTGACGACGTTCTACAGTCAGATTCCGGACGGGTTGGAGGACGCCGCGCGCATCGAGGGGACGACGCGACTCGGCGCGCTGTTCCGGGTCATCATGCCCCTGTCCGCGCCGGGCGTGGCGACGGCGGGCGTGCTGACGTTCATCTCGGTGTACAACGAGTTCTTCTTCTCGTTCCTGATGAACGACGGGCAGGTCGCGAACACGCTCACCGGGTTCTTCTCCTCGCAGAACCACTGGGCACCGCTCGTGCAGGGCATCCTCGCGTATCAGGGACAGTATTCGCAGATGTACAACCTCATGGCCGCGGCGAGCATCGTCGGCGTCCTACCGGTCGCCATCCTCGTCGTGATAGCCCAAGAGAAAATCGTGAGTGGCCTGACGGCAGGAGCGCTCAAGGAGTGA
- a CDS encoding type II CAAX prenyl endopeptidase Rce1 family protein, translating to MLRSDTNPPTFERRSVVPVATYVVTIAVLTGLLLVSPSHSPVLGMVWGVFLVGLGVGALTVEGISPRSILPPVRTLVPAIAVLVAFWALYNLVAFGLALGGVSGFETTGSKAAAHPALYLGALLSSLLFTAIPEELVFRAYLQQKFTALADGETRRTVATGVAVAAVLFALFHLPRWFLGSGHGVGTALAVRLLGLTLMGIAYGVVYALTGNLWLVALFHATMNQPPFVVTVSVPAELHLLVGVVEYAAIVSTVYVAVRVTEPEESALVWSRRAASSTSD from the coding sequence ATGTTACGTTCTGATACGAACCCGCCGACGTTCGAGCGTCGGTCGGTGGTTCCCGTCGCAACGTACGTCGTAACAATCGCCGTCTTGACCGGACTGTTGCTCGTCTCTCCGTCGCACTCCCCCGTCTTGGGGATGGTTTGGGGCGTCTTCCTCGTCGGACTCGGCGTCGGAGCGCTCACGGTCGAGGGCATCTCGCCCCGCTCGATACTCCCGCCGGTTCGCACGCTCGTTCCCGCGATTGCGGTTCTCGTCGCGTTCTGGGCGCTGTACAATCTCGTCGCGTTCGGTCTCGCTCTGGGTGGCGTTTCCGGATTCGAGACCACGGGGTCGAAAGCCGCCGCTCATCCGGCGTTGTATCTCGGGGCCCTCCTCAGTTCGCTCCTGTTCACCGCGATTCCGGAGGAACTCGTCTTCCGCGCGTACCTCCAGCAGAAGTTCACCGCGCTGGCAGATGGCGAGACCCGCCGGACAGTCGCCACCGGCGTCGCGGTCGCGGCGGTCCTGTTCGCACTCTTCCACCTCCCGCGGTGGTTTCTCGGGTCGGGACACGGAGTCGGCACCGCGCTGGCGGTTCGACTCCTCGGACTGACGCTCATGGGTATCGCCTACGGCGTCGTGTACGCGTTGACTGGTAATCTCTGGCTGGTCGCCCTGTTTCACGCGACGATGAACCAACCGCCGTTCGTCGTCACGGTGAGCGTTCCTGCCGAGTTACACCTGCTCGTCGGCGTCGTCGAGTACGCCGCCATCGTCTCGACGGTATACGTCGCGGTTCGCGTCACCGAACCCGAGGAATCTGCTCTCGTCTGGTCCCGGCGAGCGGCGTCCTCAACTTCCGACTGA
- a CDS encoding carbohydrate ABC transporter permease, producing MATEHPTDGTDRESRRSGPYVRAIRWMENLGETSFAYLLLSPALLVLAVIAFWPLLRTFELSLHADQLVGTGTVGEFVGLTNYVELLTGQRAALLVRPLLPTVVWSGDFPFVHGIKEPFHAALTVTFIFTIVSVFFETLIGLGQALVLDQDFRGRRWVRVAIILPWAVPIVIQGMIFYLLFQPNIGFLVEPLQTLGVFTSTPLSNSVDSMIILVFADVWKTSAFMALLILAGLQSIDRNLYEVARVSGATRWQQFKMITLPLILPTVMVAMLFRTIGALRIYGLIETVTSCSTVPSLSCLVVSSFSSRQYGTAAAIAFITAAIIAVAVSVYIAKFADTQGGGF from the coding sequence ATGGCGACTGAACACCCGACAGACGGAACCGACCGCGAGAGCCGTCGGAGCGGCCCGTACGTCCGCGCGATTCGCTGGATGGAGAATCTCGGCGAAACGTCGTTCGCGTACCTGCTGCTCTCGCCAGCGTTGCTCGTCCTCGCCGTCATCGCGTTCTGGCCGTTGCTCCGGACGTTCGAACTCTCGCTCCACGCCGACCAACTCGTCGGCACCGGAACGGTCGGCGAGTTCGTCGGCCTGACGAACTACGTCGAACTACTCACCGGACAGCGCGCCGCGTTACTGGTTCGGCCGTTGCTCCCCACCGTCGTCTGGAGCGGGGACTTCCCCTTCGTTCACGGCATCAAAGAACCGTTCCACGCGGCGCTGACGGTGACGTTCATCTTCACCATCGTGAGCGTCTTCTTCGAGACGCTCATCGGTCTGGGACAGGCGTTGGTGCTGGACCAAGACTTCCGCGGTCGGCGATGGGTGCGAGTCGCCATCATCCTGCCGTGGGCGGTGCCAATCGTGATTCAGGGGATGATTTTCTACCTGCTGTTCCAACCGAACATCGGCTTCCTCGTCGAACCGCTCCAGACTCTCGGGGTCTTCACCAGTACCCCCCTGTCGAACAGCGTCGATTCGATGATTATCCTCGTCTTCGCGGACGTGTGGAAGACTTCGGCGTTCATGGCGTTGCTCATCCTCGCGGGGCTACAGAGCATCGACCGCAACCTCTACGAAGTCGCTCGCGTCTCGGGCGCGACCCGGTGGCAACAGTTCAAGATGATAACGCTACCGCTCATCCTCCCGACGGTGATGGTGGCGATGCTGTTCCGCACCATCGGCGCGCTCCGAATCTACGGTCTCATCGAGACCGTGACGAGTTGTAGCACGGTCCCCTCGCTGTCGTGTCTGGTCGTCTCGTCGTTCAGTTCGCGCCAGTACGGGACCGCCGCCGCAATCGCGTTCATCACGGCGGCGATAATCGCCGTCGCGGTGTCGGTGTACATCGCCAAGTTCGCCGACACGCAGGGAGGTGGCTTCTGA
- a CDS encoding ferredoxin--NADP reductase: protein MDGTEVAVRGVETVGTDTVALTLETPEGFDARPGQFVQLAATVDGEEITRHYTLSSPDADQTFEVTVEIDPEGSLSPYLADLESGDTVEVAGPFGDSFYESEERVVVLAGGPGVGPAVGIGERAHGEGATVTVVYEDDEPAHEERLTALAEAGASVVVTDDVSSEDVLEILADARGQTFIYGFADFLDRAHAALDAANVDAEEAKSENFGPAPDS from the coding sequence ATGGACGGAACCGAAGTTGCAGTTCGCGGAGTCGAGACAGTCGGAACCGACACGGTTGCGCTGACGCTGGAGACGCCCGAGGGGTTCGACGCGCGTCCGGGCCAGTTCGTGCAACTCGCGGCGACCGTAGACGGCGAGGAGATTACGCGCCACTACACCCTCTCGTCGCCGGACGCCGACCAAACCTTCGAGGTGACGGTCGAAATCGACCCGGAGGGGTCGCTCAGCCCCTATCTCGCCGACCTCGAATCCGGGGATACGGTCGAAGTCGCGGGTCCGTTCGGCGATTCCTTCTACGAGAGCGAGGAGCGCGTCGTCGTTCTCGCGGGCGGGCCGGGCGTCGGTCCTGCGGTCGGCATCGGCGAACGCGCTCACGGCGAGGGGGCCACCGTCACCGTGGTCTACGAGGACGACGAACCGGCCCACGAAGAGCGTCTGACCGCGCTCGCGGAGGCCGGTGCGTCGGTCGTCGTCACCGACGACGTGAGTAGCGAGGACGTACTTGAAATTCTTGCGGACGCGCGAGGCCAGACGTTCATCTACGGCTTCGCCGACTTCCTCGACCGGGCGCACGCCGCACTCGACGCGGCGAACGTGGACGCCGAGGAAGCCAAGTCCGAGAACTTCGGTCCCGCGCCGGACAGCTAG